The Merismopedia glauca CCAP 1448/3 DNA window ATAAATCTGGTTTGCCCAAGTAAAACCAAGCTGTAAAGGTAGCCGCAACACCGCCGAAAGCAGCAGCCGTATTGGTGGTAATGGCAATATGAGATACTGCACCTGGATCGAATGCCATTGTAGAGCCAGGGTTAAATCCGAACCAACCGAGCCACAAAATTAAGCATCCCAAGGTAGCAATACTCATATTATGCCCTGGGAAGGCGATACTGCCACCATCTTTAAAGTATTTACCAATTCTTGGTCCTAAGAAGATTGCGCCCATTAAAGCTGCCCAACCCCCAACAGAGTGAACTGCGGTTGAACCAGCAAAGTCAAAGAAGCCCATATCAGCTAGCCAACCTGCTCCCCAAATCCAGTGTCCGGTAATTGGATAAGCAATTCCAACTAGAAGCAAGCTGAAAATGAGAAAGTCTACAAACTTAATTCTTTCAGCCACTGCACCGGAAACAATAGTAGCAGTAGTTCCGGCAAACACTAGTTGAAAGAAGAATTTGGCTAGTAATGGCACGCCCGTCCAATTCAGAGCGCTAAAAGCTCCTTGATAAGCATCTCCAGTAGCAGGACTATTATCGGCTCCGTTCAGGAAGAAAACGGCACTTGTACCAATATAATCATTACCATCGCTAAACATTAAACCAAAGCCGATCGCCCAGAAAGCAATAGTTGACAAGGCGAAAACAATGAGGTTTTTCGCTAGTACGTTAACGGCATTTTTCTGGCGACAAAAGCCGGTTTCTAGCATACAAAAACCAGCATTCATAAAAAAGACCAACATCCCAGCAATCATTACCCACATGGTGTCTAAACCAACTTTCAAGTTGGCTTGACCATCGGCTAAACTTTGTAAAGTAGGCGGATCTGCGGCTCTAGTAGCTACACCCCAGAATAAAAAAATAATTACAGCTAAAGGGATGCAAGCTTGCCATGTAGGGGTTAGCTGGCGACGATATTTATTTAATAGGGGCAAAAGCTCATAATTGGTAGTCTTTCTCTTTAATTGGCGATCGCGCATCCTCTTCTATCTCTCTTTATATGATTATGATGAGCAATATTTAGGCTGCTTAATTTTTCCTGTGAAGATAATAAATTCTCAGAAAAGCTTAAGCTCTAACTATCAAGAACACAGAAAAACTGAGCTTTCCAAATCGCGATTGGAAGCTGACACAATTCGATTCATTTTTATAGTTAGATTAGCTGGTTAGTTGAATGTAGTTGTATCAAAAGTTACATAAATAAATACCATTAACCAGATCGAGTTGCATTAGGTTTTATTTTGGCTCATATTTTCTATGTAAACCAGATAACCAACAGTTTCAAGTTTATTTTGTTTATCTATAACCATTTGATGCAAATTATCTCTATAAATCTGGACTTTTGCTAATAAATCTGGATCTGATGTAGCCAAAATTTGGACTGCTAGCAAACCTGCGTTAGTAGCATTGCCTATAGCAACTGTCGCTACTGGGATACCCGCAGGCATTTGGACAATGGAATGAAGGGAATCTACCCCTGAAAGGTGACGGGTGGGAACTGGAACGCCGATGACTGGTAAGGGGGTTAATGAGGCTACCATCCCTGGTAGATGTGCAGCACCTCCAGCCCCAGCTATAATCACTTTTAAGCCTCGTGCTGAAGCAGTTTTGGCATATTCTACCATCCGTTCGGGAGTACGGTGAGCGGAGACGATAGCCACTTCACAGGGAACATTAAATTGCTCGCAAATGGCGATCGCATTTTGCATAGTTGGTAAATCGGAATCACTACCCATGATGATTCCTACTATGGGTTGAGTCATCAAAACTACTCTGGCAACACTTTTATTAGAATGACATGAAAAGCGATGCTATAGAGTGGATAGTGAGCGATCGCTTACCTGAATTAATGTTTAAAAGATGGCTGAAATTTCTACTTAAATTAAGCTGCTGTGTAGATAAAAATTGCTGATTGACTTGCCTTATTTTCTCTGATGATTTTTAGATCGTTGACTGTATAAATTTCTACTTGCATGACAGAGAGTGGTAAAGTTAATTTTCTCATCTTTGAGAGAACCTATTTTTTTTTAATTAGTATTTGGCTCATTTCTCACAGATAGCCGCACCAATTTCACACAATCCAGCTAGGAAGAAGAAAAATAGCGATCGCGCCATGTCTAAAATTCCTGTAGTATTGTGGCATTTTACGCCTGATTTCTGTAGGGGCGCAAGGCTTTGCGCCCCTACATCTGATTTCTGCTATATAACTTCGCTCTCAACTCTTGCTCGATCCGACTGATGATTGATTTTTCATCCAAAGTTGATAAAATCTTATTGACGACAGCTTTAGGCCCATCTGGTCCCCAAGAAGCACCGTTAGCGAGATAGGTTTTGGTGACTTGAGCGATCGCATAAGTAGACACGCCTGCTACACTAGCTTGTGCTATAGCTACAGATGCATAACCAGCTAGGGAAGCGCCACCAGTTACGGGTGCGGCGATTCCTAACAGAGATTTGAGGGAACTCAACCCAAAATTTGCTAGCAGTTCGCTGGCGCTAATTCCCCCCATACTCAAGGCGATTTTTTGCAAAAGGCGCAAAGCACCTGGTTGAGTCATGGGAATGCCATAGAGGCGAGATAAGGTTAAAATGGCGCTGAGATCGACAGCCGCACCCGTCACCAAATCGATGACTGTAATCGGGTTCAAAGCGACAACCAAGGCTTTGGCAATTACGGCTTTCCAAACGATTTGATGGGCATTTTCTTCCCGAATTGCCATTTTTCTGGCTACTACTCGTTCGTTGATTTCCCCAGCATAGAGCATCGTATTGAGTGCGACGAGGGATTTTCCTTCTCGATGGAGAATCTCTAGAATTTTCAGCTTCAATTCGCCTACTTGAGGGTTTCCGACTCGTCTGATGACTCCTAAAGAACCGTCTGGACGACGTACAGCTTCAGCAACTAAGGGAGAAGCCGCCACCATTACAATTTCCGCAGGAGAAAGCAATTGTTGCACTCTTTCATCCCGAATTTTCTGATAAATGGCTAGGCGATCACTATCTGGATATTGGTCAATTTTGTTAAAAACCAACAGCATTGGCTTCCCAGCTTCCCGCAATCGAGATAGCGCTTCAAATTCCACCTTTGTCATATCCCCAGCGATAATGAATAAAATCAAATCTACCTGGGTAGCTACCTGACGCGCTAAAATCTCTCGTTGTTCTCCTTCTACCTCATCAATTCCTGGAGTGTCAATCAGTTCGACTTGAGAATTACCGGAACCTGTCAGGGTAATTCTCTGTAAATCTGCTTCTAACTCTGGAATTTGCCAAGTAACAGCCGTAGCGTCGCGAGTTACTCCATGCAAAGGCCCTGTGGTGAAGACTTGCTGACCGACTAAGGCATTGAGTACAGAAGATTTCCCTCTTCCTACCATACCAAAAGCCGCGATGTGAACGATCGAACGCTCTAACTTATCGAGCATCCCCGTTAAATCTGAGATTTCTGTGGCTAAGCCAGCTTTTTCTTGGGGTTGTAAATCTAGAGTTTCAACGATATCTCGCAATACATCCCGCGCTTGCTGATAATTGAGTTCTTCCTGAATTTGCTCAAAACTAGAAATGGTAGTAGCTAAATCTTCCCCGAAACTGCTACTTTGATTCTCAGATTCAGAAGGCGATGTATGAGACAAAGGTTCTCCTGCGTTCAAGTATCGAGTTTTATTTCTATGGTAACGACTGAGCTATCGCATTTGAATTCGATTTGCCAAAATAGTTGAAGTGCATAGTTACTAATGTTATAGCTAGTTAATATTGAGCGATCGCGCAAAGTGCAGCGCAAGCGATCGCCAAATGCCTTCTGTTTGCTATGGTAATTTTTAAGCCCTAGTTTTTCATCGGGTATTTTCTCTTCCAAGGTTCATCCTCTCAACCTGTAACATGAGTCCTAAATATTTACCAGAAACTACTGCTTATCTGAAGATAACCCATCTATCTTGGCATCAAGGATTTATCTGTGGGGAAGTCAGTGCTGGAGAATTTATTTGGGAGTTTGAATGGCTTTTTCGGAAAGACAATTTATTAGTTAAGCCATCTATCGGTAGAGCTTTAATTCAAGAACCTTTAGGTAGATTTTTAGAAAAATGTGACTACCAATTAGAACCAGGTGGAGATTATGCGTTCACAATTCGAGCGCAACTTTGAAATTAAATTAATAG harbors:
- a CDS encoding ammonium transporter codes for the protein MRDRQLKRKTTNYELLPLLNKYRRQLTPTWQACIPLAVIIFLFWGVATRAADPPTLQSLADGQANLKVGLDTMWVMIAGMLVFFMNAGFCMLETGFCRQKNAVNVLAKNLIVFALSTIAFWAIGFGLMFSDGNDYIGTSAVFFLNGADNSPATGDAYQGAFSALNWTGVPLLAKFFFQLVFAGTTATIVSGAVAERIKFVDFLIFSLLLVGIAYPITGHWIWGAGWLADMGFFDFAGSTAVHSVGGWAALMGAIFLGPRIGKYFKDGGSIAFPGHNMSIATLGCLILWLGWFGFNPGSTMAFDPGAVSHIAITTNTAAAFGGVAATFTAWFYLGKPDLSMVVNGILAGLVGVTAGCAFVSVPSSAIIGTIAGILVVFAVTFIDKLKIDDPVGAISVHLVCGVWGTFAVALFGVGPGKYPWMVDLAGNPVGPHGLLGDGNPSSLLPQIVGILAVGATTVVLSSIFWLALKATLGIRVSPEEELSGLDIGEHGMEAYHGFLKASEPYTSGDAVDMPSNAVN
- the purE gene encoding 5-(carboxyamino)imidazole ribonucleotide mutase; this translates as MTQPIVGIIMGSDSDLPTMQNAIAICEQFNVPCEVAIVSAHRTPERMVEYAKTASARGLKVIIAGAGGAAHLPGMVASLTPLPVIGVPVPTRHLSGVDSLHSIVQMPAGIPVATVAIGNATNAGLLAVQILATSDPDLLAKVQIYRDNLHQMVIDKQNKLETVGYLVYIENMSQNKT
- a CDS encoding GTP-binding protein, with product MSHTSPSESENQSSSFGEDLATTISSFEQIQEELNYQQARDVLRDIVETLDLQPQEKAGLATEISDLTGMLDKLERSIVHIAAFGMVGRGKSSVLNALVGQQVFTTGPLHGVTRDATAVTWQIPELEADLQRITLTGSGNSQVELIDTPGIDEVEGEQREILARQVATQVDLILFIIAGDMTKVEFEALSRLREAGKPMLLVFNKIDQYPDSDRLAIYQKIRDERVQQLLSPAEIVMVAASPLVAEAVRRPDGSLGVIRRVGNPQVGELKLKILEILHREGKSLVALNTMLYAGEINERVVARKMAIREENAHQIVWKAVIAKALVVALNPITVIDLVTGAAVDLSAILTLSRLYGIPMTQPGALRLLQKIALSMGGISASELLANFGLSSLKSLLGIAAPVTGGASLAGYASVAIAQASVAGVSTYAIAQVTKTYLANGASWGPDGPKAVVNKILSTLDEKSIISRIEQELRAKLYSRNQM
- a CDS encoding DUF3146 family protein, whose protein sequence is MSPKYLPETTAYLKITHLSWHQGFICGEVSAGEFIWEFEWLFRKDNLLVKPSIGRALIQEPLGRFLEKCDYQLEPGGDYAFTIRAQL